The Raphanus sativus cultivar WK10039 chromosome 6, ASM80110v3, whole genome shotgun sequence sequence AAATCAGACAGAGAATATTTTAAAAGCTAATTTTCTCTATCTATTCCACATCTTCTTCTTGGGGTCTCTCTCTTTCCCGGCAACAGCTTGTTGTTCTCTGCTAACAACTCTCTTCTGAGCTACAGGGACTTGGTTCGACGAACTGACTGGTCTTGTTGGTCTGGTTAATCTAGCAACAACTTTTGGTGGGTCTGACTTCCTGATCCGTTTCTCCTTCATCTGAGGTTCATCACCACCGTTGTTATCTGTTTCACCGCTTCTCGAGACCCTCTTCTTTCTAGTCACCTCATTGGGATTCAGAGAATCGTTTCTTCGAGCAGCACTAGCCTTGAGCCGGTTTGATGTTCTcaagatgttgttgttgttggattCCGCATTCTCATTGCCAAAGTTGTCTTCTTTGAAACAAGTTTTCACTTCGTTAGGAGTAGCACTCGCAACATCAGGGAACTCTCTCGTTGCTGCCATTTGCTGCACGTGCAGCTCTTGCTCCTTTAGCCTCACTTCAAGCTCTTTAATCTGcgaaaatcaaaaaccaaagtCTTTTCACACATCTGGTGACTTGATAAACTCGAAGATCCTTAAGGCAATCCATGAAAACTAACCTTCTGTCGTAGTAAAACTGCTTCTTGAGTTTGCTCTTCTTTTTGTTTCCTCTCCAACTCTTTAATCTAAACACCATATCAAATCGATGTGCAAGATACTGagacaatttaaaaaaaaaaaaatacacacaGTAAGTGTGAGAATGAGTGAGTCGGCCTCCTAACCTTCTGTTGCCACACAAGAGAGTTGCTTTCAGAATCTTTCAACTTATTCTCGTAATCCTTAACCTTCTGTTGCAACACCAGGGAGCTGCCTTCAGATTCTTTCAGCTTATTCTCAAGATCCTTAACCTGCGCATGCGTCATTTAAGAAGTTTGGTAACTCTCAACAAAATATCATTGTGAGATTTTTATATAACAGTCAACATTTGATGTGATGAAACCTTCTGTTGGTAAGCTGCAGAGTCTGATTGGTGTCTCTCCCGAAGCTTACACTCCAGCTCCTTGACCTTTAATGGAGAAGACGGGTTTGTTAGTCATAAAGAATGGCAAGAAAATCAACAATATCATCAATCAAGTGGAAGAAAATAAACCTTCTGCTGGAGATTGGTACAAGTCTCATCTCTGCTTCTTAGTTTTTCTAGAAGCTGTGAGTTTTGCTTTTCCGATTGGTTATGCAGTGACTCAAGCTGGCTTTCAAGGTCTTTGTTCTTTTCCTGGAGACTTCTGTATGAATGGTCTCTTCCTTTATTCTTACCTTCCAGGTTCTGTATGTTTTCTTCCAGTTTCTTTATCAATTCCTCTTTAGATCGGTTTTCGTGCCTTGCTTTCTCCACCTTTTAAGAGTTTGACATGAAGCATCATATAAGGGAAATTTATAACACAATCCAGGaagaccaaaaataaaaaacctttCACAAGTCATACCATTGCTTTCATCTTCTGAAGCTCACCGGTATCAACTTGCTTCCTCGCAGGACCCAACTCAACCCCTCTAACACGAGTTGCAAAGTTTAGTGAACTTAAAGTCTCACTCACATCGTGCTCAGAAGGGCTGATTTGCACAAACATTAGCGTCTTCGAGTCACCTCCTGTATCATTTGCACATTCACACAAGTTTAAACCACGGATTGATCCTTATGAAAAAGGTCAATAAAGATTCTTACCCAGTGAATCTTGAAGCAAGTGAGTTAATTTCGAGTTTCTGATAGTGAACAAATGGAAAAGTGTCAAGGCAGGCCATATAATTAAGCTCGTAACAGAGACGGAGAGAGAAATAGACTAACCTGTATGGAATGTGACTGCTCTTTGTAGCCAATGCATAAATCACATCCCCAAGAGCTGATAGCGATCTATTAATGTTTTGTGCTTCCTTCAGACGCTCACCCTGCACGTCAGTCTTTGCCAACCTCTCACTTCCTGCTAAATCAACAAGCCAAAGCGTGCTTTTTGTGCAGTCACCATTCATCAGATTCTTCGCTTTCACCACTATAGAGAGCATGCTGCAAAGAGAacttaatatattaaacaaCCCTCATAATGAAACATAAAATGAAGGAAATCCAAACATTCAAACAACATAGAAAGAGGGGCATAAATCCAAAGATACCAGTGAGAACGGCTACTATGTTCATTCACATTGTTGGATCCAACAGCTCTTGCATTGCTCCCAGCTTGAAGCACATTCCACActtcatttatattttccacTTTTGCTTCAACTAACCCAGGAACATGATGGGATCCGTCAAATGATTGTTTGATCTCCAACCTGAGTAACCAAATCCATAAATATAGAGATCAAGCTCTGTAAAAATTCTCCCTTTTAGTTGTGTGTTTAAAGTAGAGCTTACTTCTTTGAGGCAGGTGATGTTGCCAATAAGTCTCTTATCTGTTCGTTGTAGACCTCAAGGACACTAACagaaatattatatgaaattgTCTCCCTCCTTTCGTTAGCAATTTCAAATAACTGCTCAACGGTTCTATAGTTGACACCCCTGTTCTGTGGGGTACCTTCCATTGTAAACGTCTTTCCTGTTCCTGTTTGCCCGTATGCAAAGATACACACATTGTAGCCGTCTAGCACTGAAACAACCATAGGAGAAGCATCTGCAAAGACATCAACTGCAAGATCGAGAAAGAAACTTTGTTAGAAATATGTGttatataaaatgatataacGTGACCATGACAAAACACTACCTTGACCATCTTTTGGTGTATAAACTCTGTCAAACTTGAAACTCTTCTTGGAATTATTTCCTGTAACAACACCAAGCTCTCCATCTTTTGCTCCATCAAAGTCAACAGCTGTGGCACACCTCGTTGATGTTTCCTCTTTATTCAAAGGGCGGCAACGACAAAAGACCCTAATATTGCCTGATAAAATGGATGCTGTTAGTAGATTCATAAATTGAGATGTCAAGAAGCTAAGGCAAATCATCAGAAAAAGATCGGATTTATTTGCCTTTAGTCTCTTGTATATGGTTATATAGCTCCTTTCGCTTTGCTTGCTCTTCGCTGTACTTTTGCTTGAGATCCTCACACTGTGAAACTGAGATTTAACGAGTTTATATGTTATGCCTTCATGATAGTGCCTCTTTAAATCTCATTTTAAGAACTAAAAGAGAGGAGGTAGAAACTCACCAAGTGCCTGAACTCCATCAACCATTTTGTACAATTCAGGAATTGATCCCACACATTCGTGTGCTTCCTGGGATAGCTGAGATTGTTCCCTTTTCATTATCTGCATATAAACAGTTTAATAAATTCGAAGAATGCAGAGAGGCTTTGATACAATAATACATGAGGAAACACCAAGCTACCTCTATTTTCTCCTGTAGAGTAGCAATTGCAGTGGTCCAATGTCTCTTGTCATTCTCATACTTGCTAGTGATACTGTTCAAACAATCTGCTTGCGTCTCCACAGTTTGGTCTGTTTTAAGTAAgcattaaattaaaaacaagaaaccctcggtcaaataaaaagatatagaAAGTACAAAGTTGGATTGACAAAGAAGGGAATTTCTGCATTACCTAGAGAGCGTGCCTCAAACATCTTATTGTCGAGTTCCATCATCACTTTCTCGAGTTGCTCATTGGCAGAGGTCAGTGACATCCATGCTTCGTGGCACTCATTTGACTTATGTTGGTACCTCTCAGAAAGctcttcaatcttcttctcataCTTCTCATGAGCTTTTGCTCGCATAAGCCTCTTCTGCTCGGATATCAACATAAAAGAAGAAAGTTAAGTGAATAGTCAGTCCAATAAGAGCCAGCAGAGTAGTTAAACAGTACCCGAGCAGGAGAAATCTCTATTTCGGTAGCACAGTTCTGACACTTAATATAATCTTGCGATGTCCTTACAACTGTACATGAACGCAAAACAAtgagttagaaaaaaaaaactgaaaacttCGAGACTccctattaaaaaataaaaccacGCACAAAGAGAAGGAGCATATCGTTATACCTGAAACCAGAGGTGCTTTCCTGAGACAAATCCCACAAACCACCGGACTTCCATTAATCCCTTCGAACCTAACCTTCAACAAGCCATCATCCACCACAACGACCCTCAAGTCAACCAACAGAAGTGGCCTGTTTGCGCCAACCACCGAGAAGATATCGAATTCAGATAAgacctaaaaaaaaaacataacaaaccaaaaaaaaaaagaatcaagcaaacaaaactctcattcataataaaaatgtttagttAGTTGGTGAAACTAGCCTTGTCATCTTGAACATAGACATTGAAGACTCGAATCCCTTTAGGTCCATTGGTATTAACAATCTCAGCGAAATGGAGATCCACAAAGTACTCTCCAGGGGGGAGATTGCTGATCCCGTAGCTGAAGTTGCCTACACGAGCTGACTGGTAGATGAAAGGGAAGTCTCCTGCTTCCACTATACACTCGTCTGTTCTCAGCACACCTCCTCCTTCGAAATAACTGTCTTTAACGATTTTCATCTCCTTCGAATCAACTCCTCCAGCATTTATGAACATAAtcgtatcatcatcatctcctgcTTACACACAAACAACAACATCATAACCAGATCCAGTGGAAAATTAggcaaaaccctaaaccctagaGACCCAGATCGAACGAAATTGAAATTCGGAAGTTAGAAGATCCGGACCTGAGTGATTAGCTTTCGAGAGACCGCTGAGAAGGAGTCTTGAGTTGGGATCGCAGAGCATGGAATCGTCGCGCTCGTCCATGGGTGTATGTCCTCCGATCATCTTTGGTTTCTCTGTTGTGTCGTCGCTAACGAATTGGGGATTAGGAATCTCCGGTGGTGAATCAGATGAGGAGGTCACGTTTGGGTCCACAGTGTCGATCTGAACATCCTCCATTTTATGCCCTGTTTGTTTTTATCTCTCTCTCGGTATCTCTATCTCTTGGAAGGCGAAAATGAAAAGCTTAGGTGGAAAATAAAGAGTGAGGGGGAAGAGGTGTGAGAatatttgttttccttttctgcGATTTGGcgtttaaattttgaattgaCGACCGTTAAGAGTTAACGATGAGTCTACGCTTTTTTGTAATGGGCTCGGTTCTAAATTATTTGGGCGGTGTAAAGTCcgttttaatatttaaacaaaagcATTCGGGTCTCGGGTTCTGAGCCGGTTCGATTCTCAATATCTATTAGATCCACTTAAGAGCAgattctcaaaaagaaaaaattaaacaaaataatataaagtataaaaatataaaatataaagaaaaaaaccaaACTATACCCGAAccaaatttcataaataaccaAACAGTTTCTATTTCTCTATAACCAAAAAACTTGAAAGAACCGAAACGAAAACTGAACGTCCGAGCTtagtatatatagatataatatatttgaatatatccaaagtataaaaagaaaacctaaaacatcaaaaatactgGAAATACTTTAAAGACTTACTGGTTCTCCGTACAAATATCCAaaccaaattaattttttatgttaattttggctattttgttttaattaaatgtATATGATATATTACTTTTGGGAGGTATGatgagattttaaaatttgtttacacaatctaaataaatatccaaattGAATCCAGTCCAGACCCAAACCAAAAACTCACCCTTTAGATGTTTGTGAAATTCTCATTTGAGAAACCATTGCATGTGTGTTTTTATGGTTTTGACAGCTCCATCGAAATCCTACCAGAATCAATGGATATATAGAAAAACCGTTGGAATTATTTTAAACAGAGTGCGAACCACACCCCATTTTTCAGATCGGTTAGCATATTCTACGGACGGTTTGTAAGCCCAGTACTACCATGACCGGTTGATGATATTGACGCTATAGCATTAATTTATTAACCGTAATATGTTTTGCACAGTGCaaatgttttgttcttttagATACAAGCATGAAGCAGATgagatcaaacaaaacaaaaaagcttGATGGTTTCCGAAATAGTGTAAAAATAAAGTGGAGAACAACTGATCtccatttacaaaaaaaaagtagctGCAAAACGCGACAATAGAATGTGTTATCTCTGGTCTGTTGGTGGTGTTGCTGTATTACATCAATGATCAGCAAGGATTGAAACGATCAAAGACATGGCTGTACGGGTTTGCTCAGGATTCCCAGAGAGTAAGACCATTGTTTCAACTTCGGTAGCATCATCATCCTTCACCTCCACTCTAGCTCctgaaatctatttttaaaaaaaaaagtccccAAAACTGTTTAGAATCTCTCTATCAACTtccaaaatatgattaaaagtACAAGAAGAGACACCTGTTGAAGATTATCTAGACCGGCTCCATCTCTTCCGTAGAGTGCAGCAAGAGCATCCTTCTCCACAGCTAGCTCCAAGGTAACGTTTCTCAAAGATACACCTTTACTTCTGcttccccaaaaaaaaaacactcacaAGAAATTATGTCAGGAGAGAGACTGTTGACGACAAAACAGATACACATTTATTGTTGTGGCAAGAACAGACCGTGGTGGTGAAAAAGAGACGTCGCCATTGTCAGAAAGGTGAAGCTGTTTCAATCCCTGTGTCAGGCCATTCTCCAGCAAGCTCGGTGGTGTAAAGCCGTTCACTTCATTACCTACCTCAGTGTGCATCAATTGATCATCTGTACCGCTTCTGACCATCTTCACGTCTTGTTCACCATCTGATACCGAGAGATTATAATTTGCTCCTCCATTTTCATATGCAGCTCTCATATCTTCCAAGTCCTTCGTTGGCAATAGGTTCTCCCTTAACTTAGAAGAAACATGAGACAACGCCTTCTGTACATGCCTGTACTCTCCcataatctttaaaaaacaaaacaatcaaagagtcaaaaaaaaaagagaaaatctcCAATAACTGCATTACATCACACGATCTTCTCATCTGTATAGGTTAAAAAAACTTACCTCTATCACCATTTCATTTTCTGAAACACAGTCAAGAGTCTGTCCACCTACTGAGATGTGTACATCAACATCAGTTGCTTCTTTGTTTCCAATCA is a genomic window containing:
- the LOC108812613 gene encoding kinesin-like protein KIN-14R is translated as MEDVQIDTVDPNVTSSSDSPPEIPNPQFVSDDTTEKPKMIGGHTPMDERDDSMLCDPNSRLLLSGLSKANHSGDDDDTIMFINAGGVDSKEMKIVKDSYFEGGGVLRTDECIVEAGDFPFIYQSARVGNFSYGISNLPPGEYFVDLHFAEIVNTNGPKGIRVFNVYVQDDKVLSEFDIFSVVGANRPLLLVDLRVVVVDDGLLKVRFEGINGSPVVCGICLRKAPLVSVVRTSQDYIKCQNCATEIEISPARKRLMRAKAHEKYEKKIEELSERYQHKSNECHEAWMSLTSANEQLEKVMMELDNKMFEARSLDQTVETQADCLNSITSKYENDKRHWTTAIATLQEKIEIMKREQSQLSQEAHECVGSIPELYKMVDGVQALVSQCEDLKQKYSEEQAKRKELYNHIQETKGNIRVFCRCRPLNKEETSTRCATAVDFDGAKDGELGVVTGNNSKKSFKFDRVYTPKDGQVDVFADASPMVVSVLDGYNVCIFAYGQTGTGKTFTMEGTPQNRGVNYRTVEQLFEIANERRETISYNISVSVLEVYNEQIRDLLATSPASKKLEIKQSFDGSHHVPGLVEAKVENINEVWNVLQAGSNARAVGSNNVNEHSSRSHCMLSIVVKAKNLMNGDCTKSTLWLVDLAGSERLAKTDVQGERLKEAQNINRSLSALGDVIYALATKSSHIPYRNSKLTHLLQDSLGGDSKTLMFVQISPSEHDVSETLSSLNFATRVRGVELGPARKQVDTGELQKMKAMVEKARHENRSKEELIKKLEENIQNLEGKNKGRDHSYRSLQEKNKDLESQLESLHNQSEKQNSQLLEKLRSRDETCTNLQQKVKELECKLRERHQSDSAAYQQKVKDLENKLKESEGSSLVLQQKVKDYENKLKDSESNSLVWQQKIKELERKQKEEQTQEAVLLRQKIKELEVRLKEQELHVQQMAATREFPDVASATPNEVKTCFKEDNFGNENAESNNNNILRTSNRLKASAARRNDSLNPNEVTRKKRVSRSGETDNNGGDEPQMKEKRIRKSDPPKVVARLTRPTRPVSSSNQVPVAQKRVVSREQQAVAGKERDPKKKMWNR